One Deltaproteobacteria bacterium DNA segment encodes these proteins:
- the nuoL gene encoding NADH-quinone oxidoreductase subunit L, which translates to MELNIIRYILIFPLLGFVINGMIGKRLGNKAVSWVASTAILLSFLTSSYLFFILLGMPAEQRLLVDHVYTWINAGSLTIDFKLMFDQLSSVMALVVTGVGFLIHVYSVGYMHEDKGYARYFAYLNLFMFSMLLLVLSSNIVLMFVGWEGVGLCSYLLIGFWYEKDSAANAGKKAFITNRVGDYGFLLGLFLLASAFASKGIYTFDFRTMQAHINLISPQILTIVGILLFFGATGKSAQLPLYVWLPDAMEGPTPVSALIHAATMVTAGVYMIARMNFLYQLAPFALEVVAVVGGLTALYAATIGLVQNDIKRVLAYSTISQIGYMFIGVGVGAFSAGIFHLMTHAFFKALLFLGAGSVIHAMSGEQDMRKMGGLKNKIPVTHAAFLAAALAISGIPGLSGFFSKDSILSAAYTSGHTVVWALGFITALLTAFYIFRLVYMTFYGESRADHHVQEHIHESPGIMTIPLIVLAVLSVIGGYIGIPPLLGHIFGWNNSDLFANYLAPVFNNAAVPEAGVSIESFLMIGSIIMAFAGLFMAWFIYIKTKGDTAKKIAQGSDGLYTLLLNKYYVDEIYNAIIIQPMMWLSENILWRFFDVWIVDGTVNGSAAITKWTSSKLKKIQTGDFQIYVLVFLVGVFALFAYFVLR; encoded by the coding sequence ATGGAACTGAACATTATAAGATATATTTTGATATTCCCGCTCCTCGGGTTTGTAATAAACGGCATGATCGGCAAAAGGCTCGGCAATAAGGCTGTTTCATGGGTCGCCAGTACAGCCATTCTGTTGAGCTTTTTAACCTCGTCTTACCTGTTCTTTATTCTATTGGGTATGCCTGCCGAGCAGAGGCTTTTGGTTGATCATGTTTATACATGGATAAATGCAGGCTCACTTACTATTGATTTTAAACTTATGTTTGATCAACTCAGTTCAGTGATGGCACTTGTTGTAACTGGGGTTGGGTTCTTGATTCATGTATATTCTGTGGGTTACATGCATGAGGACAAGGGATACGCAAGGTACTTTGCATACCTGAACTTGTTTATGTTCTCAATGCTGCTTCTTGTCCTATCGTCAAATATCGTACTCATGTTTGTCGGATGGGAGGGGGTGGGTTTATGCTCATACCTGTTAATAGGATTCTGGTATGAAAAAGACTCTGCAGCCAATGCGGGTAAAAAGGCATTTATAACAAACAGGGTTGGAGACTATGGATTTCTATTGGGTTTATTTTTGCTTGCATCGGCGTTTGCATCAAAGGGCATTTATACATTTGATTTTAGAACAATGCAAGCACACATAAACCTTATCTCACCTCAGATATTAACGATCGTGGGTATACTCTTATTTTTTGGTGCAACCGGGAAGTCTGCACAGCTGCCTCTCTATGTGTGGCTGCCGGATGCGATGGAAGGCCCTACGCCTGTGAGTGCATTGATCCATGCAGCAACAATGGTAACGGCGGGTGTTTATATGATAGCAAGAATGAACTTTTTGTATCAGCTTGCTCCTTTTGCTCTTGAAGTAGTCGCTGTGGTGGGCGGATTAACAGCACTCTATGCAGCAACCATAGGGCTTGTCCAGAATGATATAAAACGCGTACTTGCATATTCTACGATTAGCCAGATCGGATATATGTTTATTGGTGTAGGTGTAGGTGCGTTTAGCGCAGGGATATTCCATCTTATGACACATGCATTTTTTAAGGCATTACTCTTTCTCGGAGCAGGCAGTGTGATCCACGCCATGTCCGGTGAACAGGATATGAGAAAGATGGGCGGTCTAAAAAACAAAATCCCAGTTACCCATGCAGCATTTCTTGCAGCAGCCCTTGCAATATCGGGTATCCCCGGTCTTTCGGGATTTTTCAGTAAAGACAGTATACTATCGGCAGCTTATACATCAGGGCACACTGTGGTCTGGGCACTTGGATTCATAACAGCACTTTTAACGGCCTTTTACATATTCAGGCTTGTTTATATGACATTCTATGGAGAGAGCAGGGCTGATCACCATGTACAGGAACATATTCATGAATCGCCGGGGATCATGACAATACCTTTAATCGTCCTTGCCGTTCTTTCCGTTATAGGCGGGTATATTGGCATACCCCCGCTCCTCGGGCATATTTTTGGATGGAACAACTCTGATCTCTTCGCCAATTATCTTGCACCGGTATTCAATAATGCAGCGGTACCTGAAGCGGGTGTATCAATAGAATCATTCCTTATGATTGGCTCTATTATCATGGCTTTTGCAGGATTATTTATGGCATGGTTTATATACATTAAGACAAAAGGAGATACCGCAAAGAAGATCGCACAAGGCTCGGACGGTTTATACACTTTGCTGTTAAACAAATACTATGTCGATGAGATATACAATGCAATTATTATACAGCCCATGATGTGGTTATCGGAAAATATTCTATGGAGGTTCTTCGATGTATGGATCGTGGACGGTACTGTAAATGGCTCAGCTGCGATTACAAAATGGACATCTTCAAAACTAAAAAAGATTCAGACAGGTGATTTCCAGATATACGTACTCGTATTTTTGGTTGGTGTTTTTGCATTGTTTGCATACTTTGTGTTGAGGTAG
- the nuoK gene encoding NADH-quinone oxidoreductase subunit NuoK: MSYQMLVILSFILFVIGMIGVAMRRNIIIMLVSLELMLNAVNILFVSVSKYLHTLDGQIFVIMVITIAAAETAIALALLVRIYKTSGMLKIDDLKQLKW, encoded by the coding sequence ATGAGTTATCAGATGCTCGTTATTTTAAGTTTCATCCTTTTCGTAATAGGGATGATAGGTGTTGCAATGCGCAGGAATATTATCATTATGCTTGTTTCTCTTGAGCTCATGCTTAATGCCGTAAACATCCTGTTTGTATCTGTATCAAAGTACCTGCACACACTGGACGGACAGATATTTGTAATAATGGTGATAACCATTGCGGCAGCAGAAACAGCAATAGCCCTGGCGCTTCTTGTAAGGATTTATAAAACATCCGGCATGCTGAAAATCGACGATCTAAAGCAGTTAAAATGGTAA
- a CDS encoding NADH-quinone oxidoreductase subunit J: protein MIGTVLMYILSVLLILSYLYAILSTNPLYSTLSMGVSFFLTAFVFILLDAPFLAAVQIIVYVGAMLILFLFVIMMFNLRKSDHAFIKFKPASIASYLIIMLIAVIGFYMARAVFKMPEGFVISGFGSAQNIGFSLLKYYLLPFELASFVLLVGIFGALTFIKKKRDQ, encoded by the coding sequence ATGATAGGTACCGTTTTAATGTATATTCTGTCGGTGCTGCTGATCTTATCCTATCTGTATGCCATTCTATCTACCAATCCTCTTTACAGTACTCTCTCAATGGGTGTTTCTTTCTTTTTAACCGCTTTTGTTTTTATCCTGCTTGATGCACCATTTTTAGCCGCCGTTCAGATCATAGTGTATGTTGGAGCGATGCTTATTCTATTCCTCTTTGTTATAATGATGTTTAATTTAAGGAAATCTGATCACGCATTTATTAAATTTAAACCTGCCTCTATAGCGTCTTATCTTATAATAATGCTTATAGCGGTAATAGGGTTCTACATGGCACGGGCCGTCTTTAAGATGCCCGAGGGTTTTGTGATAAGTGGATTCGGCTCTGCACAGAATATCGGGTTTAGCCTGCTTAAATATTATCTTTTACCTTTTGAACTTGCATCATTTGTGCTGCTTGTGGGTATATTTGGCGCACTTACATTTATAAAAAAGAAGAGGGATCAATGA
- a CDS encoding NADH-quinone oxidoreductase subunit I, which translates to MVNQTDKKRYKFKEAVYLIEIIKGLGVTITHFFRRKKFAINYPEERLEIRGQRRSIIKVMDKDAQEFVERIELTTDFRGKHALVVDGDLGRCVACKMCETVCPFFAIYIEPEESPDPRKERSPKIFEVDLTRCAYCGYCVEACPENAIIMTDFYSLVAEQRPKLVLQKTDLRMVAK; encoded by the coding sequence ATGGTAAATCAGACAGATAAAAAAAGATATAAATTTAAGGAAGCCGTTTATCTCATTGAGATTATAAAGGGACTTGGTGTTACAATTACACACTTCTTCAGAAGAAAGAAATTTGCAATAAACTATCCCGAAGAGAGACTTGAAATTAGAGGACAGAGAAGAAGCATAATAAAGGTAATGGATAAGGATGCTCAGGAGTTCGTTGAAAGGATAGAACTTACAACGGATTTTAGAGGCAAGCACGCTCTTGTTGTAGACGGAGATCTCGGACGATGCGTTGCGTGCAAGATGTGCGAAACTGTATGTCCTTTTTTTGCGATATATATTGAGCCGGAAGAATCCCCGGATCCGAGAAAAGAGAGAAGCCCAAAAATTTTTGAGGTTGATCTTACAAGATGTGCATACTGTGGATACTGTGTTGAAGCGTGTCCCGAGAATGCAATAATCATGACAGATTTTTATAGTCTTGTGGCGGAACAGCGGCCAAAGTTAGTTCTGCAAAAAACCGACCTGAGGATGGTGGCAAAATGA
- the nuoH gene encoding NADH-quinone oxidoreductase subunit NuoH: MVNYTTIIIYTVMILIVFGVLISTVALLTLAERRISAFIQDRYGPNRVGPYGLLQPVADGVKFLMKEDVVPAEVNRFLFIVAPILIIVPAILTFAVVPFGGNLTLFGKTIHLQIADFNVGILYIFAVAGIGIFGIIMGGWSSNNKFSLLGGLRSASQFISYEIAMGLSVIGIIMVYGSLQLNKIAQYQGNLWFGVIPKWGILVQPLGFILFIVSVFAETNRVPFDLPEAESELVGGYHTEYSSMKFAFFFMGEYANIITASALLATLYFGGYQVPYLHSIGFIFPKLGILYMPNWIVAILRILSFVVKTVFFLFLFLWIRWTLPRFRFDQLTALGWKLLIPLALLNIVITAVLMMLRVI; the protein is encoded by the coding sequence ATGGTAAATTATACAACAATTATAATATACACAGTAATGATCCTTATAGTGTTTGGTGTACTTATAAGCACGGTTGCATTGTTGACACTTGCAGAAAGAAGGATAAGCGCTTTTATTCAGGATAGGTACGGTCCGAACAGGGTTGGACCTTATGGATTGTTACAGCCAGTTGCGGATGGAGTTAAGTTCCTGATGAAAGAAGATGTAGTACCGGCTGAAGTGAACAGGTTTCTCTTTATCGTTGCACCGATTTTGATCATAGTTCCAGCGATACTTACATTCGCGGTTGTTCCATTTGGCGGGAATTTAACGCTGTTTGGTAAAACTATACATCTCCAGATTGCAGATTTTAATGTCGGCATACTTTATATATTTGCAGTTGCCGGCATCGGGATATTCGGAATCATAATGGGAGGCTGGTCGTCAAACAACAAGTTTTCTTTACTTGGCGGGCTCAGATCGGCATCTCAATTTATAAGCTACGAAATTGCAATGGGGCTATCTGTGATAGGGATAATAATGGTTTACGGCTCATTACAATTGAATAAAATTGCCCAGTATCAGGGTAATCTGTGGTTTGGTGTAATTCCGAAATGGGGTATATTGGTTCAGCCGCTTGGATTTATACTTTTTATTGTAAGCGTTTTTGCGGAGACAAACAGAGTCCCGTTTGATCTGCCGGAAGCCGAATCAGAACTTGTTGGCGGGTATCATACAGAGTATTCAAGTATGAAGTTTGCTTTCTTTTTTATGGGTGAATATGCAAACATAATTACAGCATCAGCCTTGCTTGCAACACTCTACTTTGGCGGATACCAGGTACCTTATCTTCACAGCATAGGCTTTATTTTCCCAAAGCTCGGGATTTTATATATGCCGAACTGGATTGTGGCGATACTCCGGATTTTGTCATTCGTCGTGAAGACAGTATTTTTCCTGTTCTTATTCCTGTGGATAAGATGGACACTGCCGAGATTCAGATTTGATCAATTAACAGCGCTTGGCTGGAAACTATTAATCCCGCTTGCACTTTTAAACATCGTTATAACAGCCGTTCTTATGATGTTGAGGGTTATTTAG
- a CDS encoding 2Fe-2S iron-sulfur cluster-binding protein: MPIFEIDGKKITAEQGATVLEAARANGIEIPHFCYHESFQSGGLCRMCLVEIEKMPKLQTSCTTVATEGMVVKTTTERVKEARKAILEFILTNHPLDCPDCDQAGECVLQDYTHKYGPDKSSFIEPKELRDHIELSEHIAYDPERCIMCERCVRYYREIVGTEELAVMYRGTSSEITTFPGKQLTYGYIGNIADICPVGALTTRDFRFNERVFNLRTTETICPLCEAGCPIYVDAKMFTVYRVRSRNPKITTIHTHPNRDVAAIYPDPLINAILRSGFICDDGRFNYKKMIQFRVIDEPVNRFEPKKNAWNELLGFVAEKIKDSGHGVSGIISPYATNEEAYAFMHLLKYTGALSIGIINFSEAKEFGMDKQNLKLRKGVQAPNVRGVKEVANWYGIKLIDIEDVLKSKPSLIYILGPVFDQLDKYGDAVAAMPFVIVEDFKSSEWMEKAHVILPGVNFAQKDGTYTNKDGMVQRLKKAVNESKHSMNDLDILNSIVYNIMGKGLGSFDQVLKTMVDTIPFFKDVKAEELSKELYLKKAAGRLW, encoded by the coding sequence ATGCCTATATTTGAAATAGACGGTAAAAAAATAACTGCAGAACAGGGTGCTACGGTGCTTGAGGCGGCAAGAGCTAATGGAATTGAGATTCCCCATTTCTGCTATCATGAATCCTTTCAGAGCGGCGGGTTGTGCAGGATGTGTCTTGTAGAGATTGAAAAAATGCCAAAGCTGCAAACCTCCTGTACCACGGTTGCAACGGAAGGGATGGTTGTAAAAACAACAACAGAGCGTGTAAAAGAGGCAAGAAAGGCTATACTTGAATTTATATTAACAAACCATCCTCTTGACTGTCCCGATTGCGATCAAGCGGGTGAATGTGTCCTTCAGGATTACACTCATAAATATGGGCCTGATAAGAGCAGTTTTATAGAACCAAAAGAGCTTAGGGACCATATTGAACTAAGCGAGCACATAGCTTATGATCCGGAAAGATGCATTATGTGTGAGAGATGTGTAAGATACTACAGGGAGATTGTTGGGACAGAAGAATTGGCTGTAATGTACAGGGGTACAAGCTCTGAGATAACAACTTTTCCGGGCAAGCAGTTGACCTATGGTTATATAGGGAACATAGCCGATATCTGTCCTGTAGGTGCATTAACAACAAGAGATTTCAGATTTAATGAGAGGGTATTCAATTTAAGGACAACAGAAACGATCTGTCCATTGTGTGAGGCAGGCTGCCCGATATACGTTGATGCAAAGATGTTTACGGTTTACAGGGTGAGGTCGAGGAATCCAAAGATCACAACCATACATACCCATCCCAATAGGGATGTTGCGGCTATCTATCCGGATCCGCTTATAAATGCGATACTAAGGAGTGGATTTATATGTGATGATGGCAGATTTAACTATAAAAAGATGATCCAGTTCCGTGTGATTGATGAACCCGTAAACAGGTTTGAACCGAAAAAAAATGCATGGAACGAATTACTCGGTTTTGTAGCTGAAAAAATAAAAGACAGCGGACACGGTGTTTCAGGCATTATTTCGCCTTATGCTACAAATGAAGAGGCATATGCGTTCATGCATCTTTTAAAATATACAGGAGCATTATCTATAGGTATAATAAACTTCTCGGAAGCAAAAGAATTTGGCATGGACAAACAAAACCTTAAACTGCGTAAAGGTGTTCAGGCACCAAATGTGAGAGGTGTTAAAGAGGTTGCAAACTGGTACGGCATTAAGCTAATTGATATTGAGGATGTTTTAAAATCAAAGCCCAGTCTTATATATATACTTGGTCCAGTATTTGATCAGCTTGATAAATATGGAGATGCTGTTGCTGCAATGCCGTTTGTGATTGTTGAAGACTTCAAAAGCTCGGAATGGATGGAAAAAGCGCACGTGATTTTACCTGGGGTAAATTTTGCACAAAAAGATGGAACTTATACAAATAAAGATGGTATGGTTCAAAGGTTGAAAAAGGCTGTAAATGAATCAAAACATTCAATGAATGACCTCGATATCCTTAACAGCATTGTGTACAACATTATGGGTAAGGGGCTTGGCAGCTTTGATCAGGTTTTAAAAACAATGGTTGATACTATACCCTTTTTCAAGGATGTGAAAGCAGAAGAGCTCTCAAAAGAACTTTATCTTAAAAAAGCAGCCGGCAGGTTATGGTAA
- the nuoF gene encoding NADH-quinone oxidoreductase subunit NuoF: protein MEQILFKHVEGSRLTDISNYLAIGGYESAKKALTSMTPDQVIEEVKKSGVRGRGGAGFPAGMKWSFVPKDFKGPRYLCCNADESEPGTFKDREIIEKNPHLLIEGMIIASYAINSELSYIYIRGEFAKGAAILESAVAQARQHGMLGEGLFGTNYRLDIIVHRGAGAYVCGEETGLIESIEGKRGNPRVRPPFPAVVGVFKKPTVVNNVETLASVPSIIKKGSQWYASIGFPPKNTGTKLYGISGHVKKPGVYELPMSTSLREIIYNYAGGIRDDKKLKGVIPGGSSTPVLLPEEIDVKMDFDSLPQIGSMLGSGAVIVMDESTCMVKQSLILADFYADESCGQCTPCREGTVWMKKILDRLEHGEGRQGDIELLERVSNNIMGNTLCPLGDAAAMMMLGFLKKFKQEFHTHVSAKKCPLSKE, encoded by the coding sequence ATGGAGCAGATATTATTTAAACATGTAGAAGGTTCAAGGCTAACCGATATATCGAATTATTTAGCAATAGGTGGCTATGAGTCTGCAAAAAAGGCATTAACATCAATGACCCCTGATCAGGTTATAGAAGAGGTTAAGAAGTCGGGCGTTAGAGGCAGGGGTGGAGCAGGGTTCCCTGCCGGGATGAAATGGAGCTTTGTACCAAAGGATTTTAAAGGACCAAGATACCTGTGTTGTAATGCTGATGAAAGTGAGCCTGGTACATTTAAGGATAGGGAGATTATAGAGAAGAATCCGCATCTGTTGATAGAAGGTATGATCATAGCAAGCTATGCGATTAATTCAGAGCTTTCATATATATATATAAGGGGTGAGTTTGCAAAAGGTGCAGCGATACTGGAATCTGCCGTAGCGCAGGCAAGACAGCACGGCATGCTTGGTGAGGGATTATTTGGAACAAACTATAGGTTAGATATTATTGTTCACAGAGGTGCCGGTGCCTATGTATGCGGTGAGGAAACAGGTTTAATTGAATCCATAGAAGGCAAACGCGGAAACCCAAGGGTTAGACCGCCATTCCCTGCTGTTGTTGGTGTATTTAAAAAACCAACAGTTGTTAACAACGTAGAAACCCTTGCATCCGTTCCATCCATTATAAAAAAAGGCAGCCAATGGTATGCATCTATAGGTTTTCCCCCGAAAAACACAGGCACAAAACTTTACGGTATAAGCGGACATGTTAAAAAGCCGGGTGTGTATGAACTACCCATGAGCACATCTCTAAGGGAAATAATATATAATTATGCAGGAGGAATAAGGGATGACAAAAAATTAAAGGGTGTTATCCCTGGCGGTTCATCTACGCCGGTTCTATTGCCCGAAGAGATAGATGTAAAAATGGATTTCGATTCTTTGCCGCAGATAGGCTCAATGTTAGGATCTGGTGCCGTTATTGTGATGGATGAGAGTACCTGTATGGTAAAACAATCACTCATACTTGCCGATTTTTATGCGGATGAGTCATGCGGTCAGTGCACTCCGTGCAGGGAGGGAACCGTCTGGATGAAGAAGATCCTTGATAGGCTTGAGCATGGTGAAGGCAGACAGGGGGATATAGAACTGCTTGAAAGGGTTTCTAATAACATTATGGGTAATACCTTATGTCCTCTTGGTGATGCAGCAGCGATGATGATGCTTGGGTTTCTGAAAAAGTTTAAACAAGAATTTCATACGCACGTGAGTGCAAAAAAATGTCCACTGAGCAAGGAATGA
- the nuoE gene encoding NADH-quinone oxidoreductase subunit NuoE, whose translation MIRFSQAALKKVDELRSKYSTKEACLLPILHLAQKEFGYVSLEAMEYIAELIDISPAKVYGVATFYIMYNRKPIGKYHIQVCKNISCNLSGSEDVFKEIKSILKIDKGETTKDNMFTLSAVECLGACGFGPVVQINDDYHEQITKDKIREIIEELKKK comes from the coding sequence ATGATCAGGTTTTCACAGGCAGCGTTGAAAAAGGTGGATGAACTAAGGAGTAAATATTCTACCAAGGAGGCATGCCTCTTACCTATTCTTCATTTAGCACAGAAAGAATTCGGATATGTTTCTTTAGAGGCAATGGAGTATATTGCTGAATTAATTGATATTTCGCCTGCAAAGGTATACGGAGTTGCAACTTTTTATATAATGTATAACCGGAAACCCATAGGTAAGTATCATATACAGGTATGTAAAAACATTTCGTGTAACCTTTCAGGCTCGGAAGATGTATTTAAAGAGATCAAATCTATATTAAAAATAGATAAGGGTGAGACAACCAAGGATAACATGTTCACCCTATCTGCCGTGGAATGTCTTGGTGCGTGTGGATTCGGGCCTGTTGTACAGATCAACGATGATTATCATGAACAGATTACAAAGGATAAAATAAGAGAGATTATTGAGGAGCTTAAGAAGAAATAA
- the nuoD gene encoding NADH dehydrogenase (quinone) subunit D, producing MFTFNRKRKDTMILNMGPSHNATHGTLRVVLELEGEIIVNSELEIGYLHRGTEKMAEYRTYHGFIPLTDRLNYVSPIMNNISYTLAVEKLLGIEVPKRTRYIRVIMNELSRISDHLVAIGTNVVDIGALTNYFYFFKERERIYDVIERNVGARLTTAFTRIGGLARDVEDDFVPMVRNLLKEIPKSINDVDKLITKNRIFMDRTIDVGAVTTERALDWGFTGPTLRATGLAWDLRKSQPYSSYEDFTFDIPTGENGDTYDRYLVRMEEMRQSLRIIEQAINKLPDGPVNVDDPHITLPPKEQVYNTMEGLIHHFMLIMYGIKAKPGYVYFGTEAANGELGFYIVSDGGQYPYRIKIRPPCFAIFQAFPEMIKGHLISDAVAILGSLNIVAGELDR from the coding sequence ATGTTTACCTTCAATAGAAAAAGAAAAGATACAATGATTCTTAACATGGGGCCATCCCATAATGCCACCCACGGAACATTGAGAGTAGTGTTAGAACTTGAAGGTGAGATTATTGTTAATTCGGAGCTTGAGATAGGCTATCTTCATCGCGGTACAGAAAAGATGGCCGAATATAGAACATACCATGGTTTTATCCCTTTAACAGATAGGCTCAACTATGTATCGCCAATAATGAACAATATCTCTTATACGCTTGCTGTAGAAAAGCTGCTTGGCATAGAGGTGCCTAAACGCACACGGTATATAAGGGTCATAATGAATGAACTCTCGAGGATTTCCGATCATCTTGTAGCAATAGGAACCAATGTTGTGGATATAGGTGCTCTTACTAACTACTTTTACTTTTTCAAGGAAAGGGAAAGGATATACGATGTAATAGAGAGAAACGTAGGAGCAAGGCTTACAACAGCCTTTACAAGGATTGGAGGACTTGCAAGAGATGTAGAGGATGACTTTGTCCCAATGGTTAGGAATCTATTAAAAGAGATTCCTAAATCCATAAATGATGTTGACAAACTCATAACAAAAAACAGGATCTTTATGGACAGAACCATAGATGTAGGTGCAGTAACAACAGAGCGCGCACTTGATTGGGGCTTTACAGGCCCAACTTTAAGAGCAACAGGTCTTGCATGGGATTTAAGGAAGTCTCAGCCATACTCAAGTTATGAGGATTTTACATTCGATATACCAACAGGAGAAAACGGGGATACTTATGACAGATATCTTGTAAGGATGGAAGAGATGAGGCAGAGCTTGAGGATTATCGAACAGGCTATAAATAAATTACCCGACGGACCTGTTAATGTTGATGACCCTCATATAACACTGCCGCCAAAGGAACAGGTTTATAATACAATGGAAGGTCTTATACATCACTTCATGCTTATCATGTATGGAATTAAGGCAAAGCCTGGTTATGTATATTTCGGTACAGAGGCAGCAAACGGGGAGCTTGGTTTTTATATAGTGAGTGATGGCGGGCAGTATCCATACAGGATTAAGATAAGACCGCCATGTTTTGCAATATTTCAGGCATTTCCTGAAATGATCAAGGGACACCTGATATCGGATGCGGTTGCAATACTCGGGAGCCTTAATATCGTAGCAGGGGAGCTTGACAGATGA
- a CDS encoding NADH-quinone oxidoreductase subunit C has translation MKALKEEEPFKFNQLLDIAGIDFLNQTPRFRVVYILLSTIKNHRLNIEIDIDEADTIESVTGVWIGADWFERELYDMFGIKITGHPNMKKILMPEDFEGHPLRKDFPVRGLESPETRYAPWDKRRTREY, from the coding sequence ATGAAAGCACTTAAAGAAGAAGAACCTTTTAAATTTAATCAGCTTCTTGATATAGCAGGTATAGATTTCCTTAATCAAACACCGAGATTCAGGGTTGTTTACATACTCCTCTCAACGATAAAAAATCATAGACTCAACATTGAGATAGATATTGATGAAGCGGATACAATAGAAAGCGTCACAGGTGTATGGATTGGGGCAGACTGGTTTGAAAGGGAGCTGTATGATATGTTTGGTATCAAGATTACAGGGCATCCCAACATGAAAAAGATATTGATGCCGGAGGATTTCGAAGGACATCCGCTCAGAAAGGACTTCCCTGTAAGAGGGTTAGAATCCCCTGAAACACGTTATGCTCCATGGGATAAAAGAAGAACAAGGGAGTATTGA
- a CDS encoding NADH-quinone oxidoreductase subunit B: protein MGLEEKLGDNVFTTKLDEFVNWSRKNSLWPMPFGTACCAIEFMALVGTRYDLARFGAEAMRFSPRQSDLLFVAGTVTNKMAPVLKKIYDQMAEPKWVLSMGSCATAGGIYDTYSVLQGIDKIIPVDIYVTGCPPRPEALVDAVMRLQELIKKESVVRPRKSITIR from the coding sequence ATGGGATTAGAAGAAAAACTCGGTGATAATGTATTTACAACAAAACTTGACGAGTTTGTAAACTGGTCAAGGAAAAATTCATTATGGCCCATGCCTTTCGGTACAGCATGCTGTGCAATAGAATTTATGGCACTTGTAGGGACAAGATACGATCTCGCGAGGTTTGGTGCTGAGGCAATGAGGTTTTCACCTAGACAATCGGATCTGCTTTTTGTGGCAGGAACAGTAACAAATAAAATGGCTCCTGTTCTAAAGAAAATATATGATCAGATGGCAGAACCAAAATGGGTTTTATCAATGGGATCATGCGCAACAGCAGGCGGAATATACGACACGTACTCTGTGCTTCAGGGGATTGATAAGATCATACCGGTTGATATTTATGTTACAGGATGTCCACCAAGACCAGAGGCACTTGTCGATGCTGTTATGAGGTTGCAAGAACTTATAAAAAAAGAGAGCGTGGTAAGACCAAGAAAGTCAATAACCATAAGATAG
- a CDS encoding NADH-quinone oxidoreductase subunit A, translated as MYMERYSFINIAIYSVIAVGFAVVTLLLSALIGPKVKSKEKLSPYECGVEPVGDARTSFPVRYYVIALMFLVFDVEVIFLYPWAVISRPMGIFGMAEMGFFILIVLVGFVYAWKKGAFEWD; from the coding sequence ATGTATATGGAAAGGTACAGTTTTATAAATATAGCAATATACTCGGTAATCGCTGTAGGCTTTGCGGTAGTTACACTGTTACTTTCTGCTCTTATTGGACCAAAGGTAAAAAGCAAAGAAAAACTCTCGCCCTATGAATGCGGGGTAGAGCCTGTCGGCGATGCACGAACGAGCTTTCCTGTAAGATATTATGTTATTGCGCTGATGTTTCTTGTTTTTGATGTTGAGGTGATCTTTCTTTATCCATGGGCAGTTATATCAAGGCCGATGGGTATCTTCGGCATGGCAGAGATGGGGTTTTTTATCCTTATAGTTCTTGTAGGTTTTGTGTATGCATGGAAAAAGGGTGCATTTGAATGGGATTAG